A window of the Hordeum vulgare subsp. vulgare chromosome 5H, MorexV3_pseudomolecules_assembly, whole genome shotgun sequence genome harbors these coding sequences:
- the LOC123399765 gene encoding proteasome subunit beta type-1: MSRRGDWVYENNGGTCVAIAGADYCVVAADTRLSVGYNILTREHSKICELADKCVIASSGFQGDIKALQKNLAARELLYQHQHNKRMSCPAMAQLLSNTLYYKRFFPYYAFNVLGGLDSEGKGCVYSYDAVGSYERTGYSAQGSGSTLIMPVLDNQLKSPSPLLVPARDAVTPLSESEAVDLVKDVFASATERDIYTGDKVEIVVINKAGTRREYIELRKD, translated from the exons ATGTCGAGGCGCGGCGACTGGGTCTACGAGAACAACGGCGG GACCTGCGTGGCCATCGCCGGCGCGGACTACTGCGTGGTCGCCGCCGACACCCGCCTCTCCGTCGGATACAACATCCTCACGCGCGAGCACTCCAAGATCTGCGAGCT GGCCGATAAATGTGTAATAGCATCTTCTGGCTTCCAAGGTGACATCAAAGCTCTACAGAAGAACTTAGCAGCCAGAGAACTG CTATACCAGCACCAGCACAATAAAAGGATGAGCTGCCCAGCAATGGCACAATTGCTCTCCAACACCCTGTACTACAAGCGATTCTTCCCATACTATGCTTTCAATGTGCTTGGTGGGCTCGACAGTGAAG GGAAAGGATGTGTCTACTCATATGACGCTGTTGGGTCCTATGAGAGGACTGGTTACAGTGCACAGGGATCAGGATCTACCTTGATCATGCCAGTGTTGGACAACCAGCTGAAATCACCTAGTCCACTATTAGTCCCTGCAAGA GATGCCGTCACCCCTTTGTCCGAATCAGAGGCGGTCGACCTAGTTAAGGATGTCTTTGCATCCGCAACTGAGAGGGACATCTACACT GGGGACAAAGTGGagattgtagtcatcaacaaagcTGGGACGAGGCGTGAGTACATTGAGTTGAGGAAGGACTAA